In Poecilia reticulata strain Guanapo linkage group LG1, Guppy_female_1.0+MT, whole genome shotgun sequence, one genomic interval encodes:
- the taf5l gene encoding TAF5-like RNA polymerase II p300/CBP-associated factor-associated factor 65 kDa subunit 5L, whose amino-acid sequence MKRVRAEQIQYAVAQYLKRRQYVDTDSSLKGAKLFQSTEELAAGLTVQTESGYANIVSAAPCQPDPQQYEVQFSRLRCFLSETEISYAQEVSSLLYPLFVYLHLDMVHCGLKGAVDSFYVRFHDAFLHDGEQRSVVEQLRHVVTAQDVAAYPKLRSFLEHKYVVHLTEPAHSYLLRYLQSDDNSAICRALSTHLQVEVTASRRTEYQLYGAAAGSMAAANAGSWAGGGEGGAEAVEVPAGIPQNEVALLALQDCIKKVREGPPSLTTICFYAFHHTEQMLNAAEVSPDSRLLAAGFDSSAVKLWSLRARKLKAKPHQADVSYIHLACDVQEEEVDEEDGCGSEVKMLRGHSGPVYRTAFLTDSSGLLSCSEDSTIRYWDLGSFTNTVLYQGHSYPVWDLDVSPCSLYFASGSHDRTARLWTFSRSYPLRLYVGHLSDVDCVKFHPNSNYVATGSADKTVRLWSTQQGQSVRLFTGHRGAVLALAFSPNGKYLASAGEDQRVKLWDLAAGTLFKELRGHADSITSLSFSPDSSLVASSSIDNSVRVWDIRSAHGGAPAADGSSGELVGQYVGNTSNVLNVQFMACNLLLVTGTALEKTEP is encoded by the exons ATGAAACGGGTCCGGGCCGAGCAGATCCAGTACGCTGTGGCTCAGTACCTGAAGAGGAGACAGTATGTGGATACTGACAGCTCCCTGAAAGGAGCCAAACTCTTCCAGTCCACAGAAGAGCTGGCTGCTGGTCTGACTG TGCAGACGGAGTCGGGCTACGCCAACATCGTCTCTGCTGCTCCCTGCCAGCCCGACCCGCAGCAGTATGAGGTCCAGTTCTCCAGGCTCCGCTGCTTTCTCTCAG aaacagaaatctcATATGCCCAGGAGGTCAGCAGCCTCCTCTACCCGCTCTTCGTTTATCTCCACCTTGACATGGTGCACTGCGGCCTGAAGGGGGCAGTAGACAGCTTCTACGTCCGTTTTCACGACGCCTTTCTTCACGACGGGGAGCAGCGGTCGGTGGTGGAGCAGCTCCGCCACGTCGTCACGGCGCAGGACGTCGCCGCCTATCCCAAGCTGAGGTCTTTCCTGGAGCATAAGTATGTGGTTCACCTGACGGAGCCGGCTCACAGCTACCTGCTGCGCTACCTCCAGAGCGACGACAACAGCGCCATCTGCAGGGCGCTCAGCACACACCTGCAAGTGGAGGTCACCGCTTCCAGGCGAACCGAGTACCAGCTGTACGGAGCCGCCGCAGGCTCCATGGCGGCCGCCAACGCCGGCTCCTGGGCGGGCGGAGGCGAGGGCGGCGCCGAGGCGGTGGAGGTTCCCGCCGGGATCCCGCAGAACGAGGTGGCGCTTCTGGCGCTGCAGGACTGCATCAAGAAAGTCCGCGAAGGCCCGCCGTCGCTCACCACCATCTGCTTCTACGCCTTCCACCACACGGAGCAGATGCTGAACGCGGCAGAGGTTTCGCCGGACAGCCGGCTGCTGGCGGCCGGGTTCGACAGCTCCGCCGTGAAGCTGTGGAGCCTCCGGGCCAGGAAGCTGAAGGCCAAACCGCACCAGGCCGACGTGTCGTACATCCACCTGGCGTGCGACGTGCAAGAGGAGGAG GTGGACGAGGAGGACGGCTGCGGCAGCGAGGTGAAGATGCTGCGCGGCCACAGCGGTCCCGTCTATCGCACCGCCTTCCTGACCGACAGCTCCGGCCTGCTGTCCTGCTCCGAGGACTCGACCATCCGCTACTGGGACCTGGGCAGCTTCACCAACACAGTGCTGTACCAGGGCCACAGCTACCCAGTGTGGGACCTGGACGTCAGCCCCTGCAGCCTCTACTTCGCCAGTGGCTCCCATGACCGCACCGCCCGCCTCTGGACCTTCTCGCGCTCCTACCCGCTACGGCTCTATGTCGGCCACCTGTCCGACGTCGACTGCGTCAAATTCCACCCCAATTCCAACTACGTGGCCACCGGCTCCGCGGACAAAACGGTGCGGCTGTGGAGCACCCAGCAGGGCCAGTCGGTGCGGCTCTTCACGGGCCACCGCGGCGCCGTGCTGGCGCTCGCCTTCTCGCCGAACGGGAAGTACCTGGCGTCGGCCGGCGAGGACCAGCGGGTGAAGCTGTGGGACCTGGCGGCGGGGACGCTGTTCAAAGAGCTGCGCGGCCACGCGGACAGCATCACCAGCCTGTCCTTCAGCCCGGACAGCAGCCTGGTGGCGTCCTCCTCCATAGACAACTCCGTCCGCGTCTGGGACATCCGCAGCGCGCACGGCGGGGCGCCGGCCGCCGACGGCTCGTCCGGCGAGCTGGTGGGTCAGTACGTGGGAAACACCAGCAACGTCCTGAACGTCCAGTTCATGGCCTGCAACCTGCTGCTGGTCACAGGAACGGCGCTGGAGAAAACCGAGCCGTAG